From one Candidatus Limnocylindrales bacterium genomic stretch:
- a CDS encoding nitroreductase family protein, which yields MDLAATDRLLTTTRSVRKRLDYSRPVDPALIQECIDIATQAPTGSNQQGWSFMVVTDAGKKKALADLYRKGFELYAQMPRPERPDEDPRTRQLPRVIDSAVYLAQTMEQAPVFLIPCIEGRFESQPQFAQASMYGSILPAVWSFMLAARARGLGSAWTTIHLMFESEAAAILGIPPEITQAALLPVAYFSGEDFKPAKRIPSREITYWNAWGTKR from the coding sequence ATGGATCTTGCAGCAACCGACAGGCTTCTGACGACGACGCGCTCGGTGAGAAAACGGCTCGATTACTCACGACCGGTCGATCCCGCGCTGATCCAGGAATGCATCGACATCGCGACTCAGGCGCCGACCGGATCGAACCAGCAGGGCTGGTCGTTCATGGTCGTGACCGATGCGGGCAAGAAAAAGGCGCTCGCCGACCTGTATCGCAAAGGCTTCGAGCTGTACGCGCAGATGCCGCGCCCCGAGCGCCCCGACGAAGACCCTCGCACCAGGCAGCTGCCGCGCGTAATCGACTCAGCCGTCTACCTCGCGCAGACGATGGAGCAGGCGCCGGTGTTCCTGATCCCGTGCATCGAGGGCCGCTTCGAATCGCAGCCGCAGTTCGCGCAAGCCTCGATGTATGGATCGATCCTGCCGGCGGTCTGGTCGTTCATGCTGGCCGCCAGGGCCCGCGGCCTCGGATCGGCGTGGACGACGATCCATCTGATGTTCGAGTCCGAAGCCGCCGCTATCCTCGGCATTCCGCCCGAGATCACGCAGGCCGCGCTGCTGCCGGTCGCGTATTTCTCCGGCGAAGACTTCAAGCCGGCGAAACGGATCCCGAGCCGCGAGATCACGTACTGGAACGCATGGGGCACGAAGCGTTGA
- a CDS encoding lipase maturation factor family protein encodes MNGPRPRAAAARLLLRSIALVYLIAFVSLAVQIKGLYGARGILPAAQYLDYLSQRLGPDAWQAHPTVFWLGASDAMLTGVCWAGAASALLLMMGVLPTITALLCWLLYFSLYQIGRVFLGFQWDILLLETGFLAIFLAPMRLRQQAGYDPEPSPVVIWMFRWLVFRLMFASGAVKLLSNDPVWWNLTALEYHYWTQPLPTWTAWLANQLPAVLQRFSCAMMFGVELGASWLALGPRRARLAGFFLLVGLQFLIAATGNYTFFNLLSASLCLSLLDDDAIDAMLDRVQPKRLVAGRWPREPVVRSHAAMLRTAVLAIVALPLAVCGGALMIARFRGFDVLPPPVLKLVAVLEPWHVTSSYGLFSVMTKHRPEVILEGSEDGQQWVEYPFRWKPVDVARRPRFVAPHQPRLDWQMWFAALDDWRRSPWLVELERRLLEGSPDVIALLASDPFHGKPPHHVRAMLYEYEFTDWTAHRETGAWWKRRPVGQFSPTLSRP; translated from the coding sequence ATGAACGGGCCGCGACCGCGCGCCGCAGCCGCGCGCCTCCTGCTCCGGTCGATCGCGCTCGTCTATCTGATCGCGTTCGTCTCACTGGCCGTCCAGATCAAGGGCCTCTACGGCGCACGCGGAATCCTGCCGGCAGCGCAGTATCTCGACTACCTGTCGCAGCGTCTCGGCCCCGACGCGTGGCAGGCGCATCCGACGGTGTTCTGGCTCGGCGCAAGCGATGCGATGCTGACCGGCGTGTGCTGGGCAGGCGCAGCCAGCGCACTGCTACTGATGATGGGCGTGCTGCCGACGATCACCGCGCTCCTCTGCTGGCTGCTGTATTTTTCGCTGTACCAGATCGGGCGCGTCTTTCTTGGATTCCAGTGGGACATCCTTCTGCTCGAAACCGGGTTCCTTGCGATCTTTCTCGCGCCGATGCGGCTTCGTCAGCAGGCCGGTTATGATCCGGAGCCGTCTCCGGTCGTCATCTGGATGTTTCGCTGGCTCGTGTTCCGGCTGATGTTCGCCTCGGGCGCGGTGAAGCTCCTCAGCAACGATCCGGTGTGGTGGAACCTGACTGCGCTCGAGTACCACTACTGGACGCAGCCGCTGCCGACGTGGACCGCGTGGCTCGCCAACCAGCTTCCGGCTGTCTTGCAGAGATTCTCGTGCGCGATGATGTTCGGAGTAGAGCTCGGCGCATCGTGGCTCGCGCTCGGGCCGCGACGCGCGCGGCTGGCCGGATTCTTCCTGCTGGTCGGGCTGCAGTTCCTGATCGCGGCGACCGGCAACTATACGTTCTTCAACCTGCTGTCGGCGTCGCTTTGCCTTTCGCTGCTCGACGACGATGCGATCGATGCGATGCTCGACCGCGTGCAGCCGAAACGACTCGTTGCCGGTCGCTGGCCGCGCGAGCCGGTCGTCAGGTCGCACGCCGCGATGCTGCGTACCGCCGTGCTGGCGATCGTTGCGCTGCCGCTTGCCGTCTGCGGCGGCGCGCTGATGATCGCGCGCTTTCGCGGCTTCGACGTGCTTCCTCCGCCGGTACTGAAGCTCGTTGCCGTGCTCGAGCCGTGGCACGTGACGAGCAGCTACGGACTGTTTTCGGTCATGACCAAGCACCGCCCCGAGGTCATTCTCGAAGGCAGCGAGGACGGCCAGCAGTGGGTCGAATATCCGTTCCGATGGAAACCCGTCGACGTTGCGCGGCGGCCGCGATTCGTCGCACCGCACCAGCCGCGCCTCGACTGGCAGATGTGGTTCGCTGCGCTGGACGACTGGCGAAGGAGTCCCTGGCTGGTCGAGCTCGAGCGGCGGCTCCTCGAAGGATCACCCGACGTCATCGCGCTGCTGGCATCCGATCCGTTTCACGGCAAGCCTCCGCACCACGTGCGCGCGATGCTCTATGAGTACGAATTCACCGACTGGACCGCCCACCGCGAGACCGGAGCATGGTGGAAGCGCCGCCCGGTCGGCCAGTTCTCGCCGACTTTGTCCCGGCCGTAA
- a CDS encoding Rieske 2Fe-2S domain-containing protein, with the protein MSGDVRQDRDQNIDRKIDEERIVVCSADALGENQTVKFRITRGPGEGFVIRHNGELYAYRNECRHIPLTMDWVENRFLSRDGCWIQCATHGARYEIATGLCVAGPPAGLVLHRLPVTVEDGTIIVRVAAGEVDPRR; encoded by the coding sequence GTGAGCGGAGACGTGCGCCAGGACCGCGACCAGAACATCGACCGGAAGATCGATGAGGAAAGGATCGTCGTCTGCAGCGCGGACGCGCTCGGCGAAAACCAGACGGTCAAGTTCCGCATCACGCGCGGGCCGGGCGAAGGCTTCGTGATCCGGCACAACGGGGAGCTTTACGCCTACCGCAATGAATGCCGGCATATTCCGCTTACGATGGACTGGGTGGAAAACCGTTTCCTGTCGCGCGACGGATGCTGGATCCAGTGCGCGACGCACGGTGCGCGCTATGAGATCGCGACAGGACTTTGCGTGGCCGGTCCGCCGGCAGGTCTTGTGCTTCATCGATTGCCCGTCACGGTCGAGGACGGGACCATCATCGTGCGCGTTGCGGCCGGCGAGGTCGATCCGCGGCGCTAG
- a CDS encoding dienelactone hydrolase family protein: MNTKSERVQIPVGAASMPAYLSRPSDDGNRSRLPGVLVYQEIFGVNHHIKSVADRVAAEGYVALAPELFYRTAPGIELGYDADGLARGIGLMQQVRPQEIQADVSAAYDWLRGRSDVGGKGIGAIGFCFGGHMAYRTACELPIAAAASFYGGGIAGGMGPGPATVELTPKIKGRIACFFGENDGYIPASDVEKIRSALEAAGVRHEVVVYPGVGHGFFCDERPDYDEKSATDAWRRVVSLFKDELKE, encoded by the coding sequence ATGAATACGAAAAGCGAGAGAGTCCAGATTCCCGTCGGTGCGGCGTCGATGCCGGCGTACCTGTCACGCCCTTCGGATGACGGCAACCGTTCCAGACTGCCGGGCGTGCTCGTCTATCAGGAGATTTTCGGCGTCAATCACCACATCAAGTCCGTCGCCGACCGCGTGGCCGCCGAGGGTTACGTCGCGCTCGCGCCGGAGCTCTTCTATCGAACCGCACCGGGCATCGAGCTCGGCTATGACGCCGACGGCCTGGCGCGCGGCATCGGTCTGATGCAGCAGGTGCGGCCGCAGGAGATCCAGGCCGACGTGAGCGCGGCGTACGACTGGCTGCGCGGTCGCAGCGATGTCGGCGGCAAAGGCATCGGAGCGATCGGATTCTGTTTCGGCGGACACATGGCGTACCGCACCGCGTGCGAGCTGCCGATCGCAGCCGCCGCGAGTTTCTACGGCGGAGGGATTGCCGGCGGAATGGGGCCCGGGCCCGCGACCGTCGAGCTCACGCCGAAGATCAAGGGACGCATCGCCTGCTTCTTCGGCGAAAACGACGGCTACATTCCGGCCTCGGACGTCGAAAAGATCCGCTCGGCCCTCGAGGCGGCAGGCGTACGACACGAAGTCGTCGTCTACCCGGGCGTCGGTCACGGCTTCTTCTGCGACGAGCGTCCGGATTACGACGAAAAGTCCGCGACTGACGCGTGGCGCCGCGTCGTCTCGTTATTCAAGGACGAACTAAAGGAATAG
- a CDS encoding crotonase/enoyl-CoA hydratase family protein, giving the protein MERKHTRYEVDRGVGVLTLNRPDRLNAFTNTMLAEMIETFQEASRDDNVRAVVVTGAGKAFCAGADLGGGGKTFDAGAGGADVGLTGHRDGGGQATLEIFACRKPVIAAINGAAVGVGITMTLPMDIRVVAEDAKIGFVFARRGIVPEACSSWFLPRIVGISKAVELCVTGRVFRASEEAASGLFNHIVPADQVLDKAMSIAREIADNTSAVSVALARALLWHGLAQPDPQHAHIIDSKCIFWAGRGADAYEGVQSFLDKRPAKFTMSAWKDMPDFYPWWIEPKV; this is encoded by the coding sequence ATGGAACGCAAGCACACACGCTACGAAGTCGATCGCGGAGTCGGAGTCCTGACGCTCAACCGTCCCGACCGGCTCAACGCCTTCACCAACACGATGCTCGCCGAGATGATCGAAACGTTCCAGGAAGCGAGCCGCGACGACAACGTGCGCGCGGTGGTCGTCACCGGCGCGGGCAAGGCGTTCTGCGCGGGCGCGGATCTCGGCGGCGGTGGAAAGACGTTCGATGCGGGCGCGGGCGGTGCGGATGTGGGCCTGACCGGGCACCGCGACGGCGGCGGTCAGGCCACGCTCGAGATCTTCGCGTGCCGCAAGCCGGTGATTGCCGCCATCAACGGCGCGGCGGTCGGCGTCGGCATCACGATGACGCTGCCGATGGACATCCGCGTGGTCGCGGAAGATGCCAAGATCGGTTTCGTGTTCGCACGCCGCGGCATCGTGCCCGAGGCATGCTCGTCGTGGTTCCTGCCGCGCATCGTCGGGATCTCCAAGGCCGTCGAGCTGTGCGTGACCGGCCGCGTGTTCCGCGCGTCGGAGGAAGCCGCGTCGGGCCTTTTCAACCACATCGTTCCGGCCGACCAGGTCCTCGACAAGGCGATGTCGATCGCACGCGAGATCGCCGACAACACCAGCGCGGTGTCCGTCGCGCTTGCGCGCGCGCTGCTGTGGCACGGCCTCGCGCAGCCCGATCCGCAGCACGCGCACATCATCGACTCGAAGTGCATCTTCTGGGCCGGCCGCGGAGCCGACGCATACGAAGGAGTGCAGAGCTTCCTCGACAAACGCCCCGCCAAATTCACGATGAGCGCATGGAAAGACATGCCGGACTTCTATCCCTGGTGGATCGAACCGAAAGTATGA
- a CDS encoding P-loop NTPase, with translation MPESAPGVSRQPPIDGVARIIAVASGKGGVGKSTVAANLAVALRALGRKVGLADVDIYGPSAPILFGIKELPHPDESSRLLAPVEAFGIRIMSMGFFLDDQAPVVWRGPMAMSATKQFLRGVAWGELDYLIVDLPPGTGDIPLTLAQEVPLDGGLIVTTPQDVALADVTRGVAMFRRVNTPILGVAINMAGYVCPKCGTRDDVFGELTADSIAREIGAPVLAEFPIEMKVRESGDAGRPIVVADPADPVSRRYLDLAAAIEGSLARVRDELYGPEPSTVTIDDAKSEVRIAWSDGKTTSYSFRGLRGWCPCAQCQGHSSETRFVETTGARVTGYEPVGRYALRFLWADGHSTGMYSFDWLKEIAEFPECRV, from the coding sequence ATGCCTGAGTCGGCACCGGGAGTTTCGCGCCAGCCGCCGATCGACGGCGTCGCGCGCATCATTGCGGTCGCGAGCGGCAAGGGAGGCGTCGGCAAATCGACCGTGGCCGCCAACCTGGCCGTCGCGCTGCGGGCTCTCGGCCGCAAGGTCGGCCTCGCCGACGTCGACATCTATGGTCCGAGCGCTCCGATCCTGTTCGGCATCAAGGAGCTCCCGCATCCCGACGAGAGCTCGCGCCTGCTCGCGCCGGTCGAAGCCTTCGGCATCCGGATCATGTCGATGGGGTTCTTCCTCGACGACCAGGCGCCCGTCGTGTGGCGCGGACCGATGGCGATGAGCGCGACCAAACAGTTCCTGCGCGGCGTCGCGTGGGGCGAGCTCGACTACCTGATCGTCGACCTTCCTCCCGGCACCGGCGACATTCCGCTGACTCTCGCGCAGGAGGTGCCGCTCGACGGCGGCCTGATCGTGACCACGCCGCAGGACGTCGCGCTTGCCGACGTTACGCGCGGCGTCGCGATGTTCCGGCGCGTCAACACGCCGATCCTCGGCGTCGCAATCAACATGGCCGGCTACGTCTGCCCGAAATGCGGGACTCGCGACGACGTGTTCGGCGAGCTCACGGCCGACAGCATCGCGCGCGAGATCGGCGCGCCGGTGCTCGCGGAATTTCCGATCGAGATGAAGGTTCGCGAGAGCGGCGATGCCGGCCGCCCGATCGTCGTGGCGGATCCCGCCGATCCGGTCTCGCGCCGCTATCTCGATCTTGCCGCCGCGATCGAAGGTTCGCTCGCGCGCGTACGCGATGAGCTCTACGGTCCCGAGCCGTCGACCGTGACGATCGACGACGCGAAGTCTGAGGTACGCATTGCATGGAGCGACGGAAAGACGACGTCGTACTCGTTCCGCGGCCTGCGAGGCTGGTGTCCGTGCGCGCAGTGCCAGGGCCATTCGAGCGAGACTCGCTTCGTCGAAACGACCGGCGCGCGCGTCACCGGTTACGAGCCCGTCGGCCGCTATGCGCTGCGCTTCCTGTGGGCCGACGGCCACTCGACCGGCATGTACTCGTTCGACTGGCTGAAAGAGATTGCTGAATTTCCGGAGTGTCGCGTCTAG
- a CDS encoding Mrp/NBP35 family ATP-binding protein: MTENEIKELLKGVKYPGFTRDIVSFGLIKQIVVDPDRVEVRLSILSDNQDVIRQIVADVEGMLAGRTGASRIDVVVERPSVDKPAQARETAKAMGRGPAQVPGIARMIAVASGKGGVGKSTVAANLAVALAARGLAVGLLDADIYGPSIPTMFGIRRGRAGDGGSEGVGASDADGRFIPAVRHGVRLVSMGFFVADGAPLIWRGPMLTKALTQFLRDVAWGELDVLVLDLPPGTGDVQMTLTQQVALDAGIIVTTPQDVALADVERGVKMFQQAQVPVLGVIENMSFHVCPGCGEKAHLFGDGGAARVANRFGIAVLGGIPLARAVRVSGDAGSPIVVSDPDGPVAAAFRALAERVAEGIKAEREVAGHA; the protein is encoded by the coding sequence ATGACTGAAAATGAAATCAAGGAACTCCTGAAGGGGGTCAAGTACCCCGGCTTCACGAGAGACATCGTTTCGTTCGGGCTCATCAAGCAAATCGTCGTCGATCCGGATCGCGTCGAGGTCCGACTCAGCATTCTCAGCGACAACCAGGACGTCATCCGGCAGATCGTCGCCGATGTCGAAGGCATGCTCGCAGGCCGTACCGGCGCCTCGCGCATCGATGTCGTCGTCGAACGACCGTCGGTCGACAAGCCCGCGCAGGCCCGCGAAACGGCCAAGGCGATGGGCCGCGGGCCCGCGCAAGTCCCCGGTATCGCTCGTATGATCGCGGTTGCCAGCGGAAAGGGCGGGGTCGGCAAATCGACCGTCGCGGCCAATCTGGCCGTCGCTCTGGCAGCCCGCGGGCTGGCCGTCGGTCTTCTCGACGCCGACATCTATGGACCGAGCATTCCGACGATGTTCGGCATTCGCCGGGGCCGAGCAGGCGATGGCGGTTCGGAAGGCGTCGGCGCCAGCGATGCCGACGGCAGATTCATCCCGGCCGTCAGGCACGGCGTCCGGCTGGTCTCGATGGGCTTTTTCGTTGCCGACGGCGCACCGCTGATCTGGCGAGGCCCGATGCTGACCAAGGCGCTCACGCAATTTCTTCGCGACGTGGCCTGGGGCGAGCTCGACGTGCTCGTGCTCGATCTGCCGCCCGGCACCGGCGACGTTCAGATGACGCTTACGCAGCAGGTCGCGCTCGACGCCGGGATCATCGTGACGACGCCGCAGGACGTTGCGCTCGCGGATGTGGAGCGGGGCGTAAAGATGTTTCAGCAGGCGCAGGTTCCGGTGCTCGGTGTCATCGAAAACATGAGCTTTCACGTGTGCCCGGGCTGCGGTGAAAAAGCCCATCTGTTCGGCGACGGCGGCGCCGCGCGGGTCGCCAATCGTTTCGGAATCGCGGTGCTCGGCGGCATCCCGCTGGCACGCGCGGTGCGCGTATCGGGCGACGCCGGTTCGCCGATTGTCGTCTCCGATCCGGACGGTCCGGTGGCCGCCGCGTTCCGCGCGTTGGCCGAGCGCGTTGCCGAAGGCATCAAGGCCGAACGCGAGGTGGCCGGTCATGCCTGA
- a CDS encoding SDR family oxidoreductase — protein MDLGLRGKSALITGGASGLGKETARTMAAEGVRVMIADVNRETLDAARTELSGGGAEVAAVVLDVRSMDACRSAAQETIAKFGALDILVNSAGIGGPTTFFADTEAEDWTDLVAINFLGVMNCCRAVTDHMIERRSGRIVSIASEAGKANEKRMVVYGATKGGVISLTRGLAAELGRYNINVNAVCPGVTRTPMTAYIDEDMERQASRFYPLGRLGQPEDIAPMITFLASDRASWITGQAISISGGFGRS, from the coding sequence ATGGATCTCGGTCTGCGCGGAAAATCCGCACTCATCACCGGAGGCGCGTCCGGTCTCGGAAAGGAAACCGCACGCACGATGGCCGCCGAAGGCGTCCGCGTGATGATCGCCGACGTCAACCGCGAGACGCTCGATGCCGCGCGCACCGAGCTTTCCGGAGGCGGCGCGGAAGTCGCGGCCGTCGTGCTCGATGTGCGCAGCATGGACGCGTGCCGCTCGGCCGCTCAGGAGACGATCGCGAAGTTCGGCGCGCTCGACATCCTCGTCAATTCGGCCGGCATCGGCGGGCCGACGACGTTCTTCGCCGATACCGAGGCCGAGGACTGGACCGACCTCGTCGCGATCAACTTCCTCGGCGTGATGAACTGCTGCCGCGCGGTCACCGATCACATGATCGAGCGGCGCTCGGGCCGGATCGTCTCGATCGCGTCCGAAGCCGGCAAGGCCAACGAGAAACGCATGGTCGTCTACGGCGCCACCAAGGGCGGCGTGATCTCGCTGACGCGCGGGCTCGCCGCCGAGCTCGGTCGCTACAACATCAACGTCAATGCGGTGTGTCCGGGCGTCACGCGCACGCCGATGACGGCCTACATCGACGAGGACATGGAGCGGCAGGCTTCGCGCTTCTATCCGCTCGGACGTCTCGGCCAGCCCGAAGACATCGCGCCGATGATCACGTTCCTCGCGTCGGATCGCGCGAGCTGGATTACCGGGCAGGCGATCAGCATCAGTGGCGGGTTCGGGCGGAGCTGA
- a CDS encoding sulfatase — translation MTRLLAAAVVAAVMVFASTGCRRPQHDGCADCNVVLISIDTLRADHVGAYGYALPTTPRFDALAAKGVLFENAIAQSSWTRPAHMSIFTGLHPHEHGFVSLGDTRRLEDSIPTLATVLKDKGYQTAAFVGGVNLSASFGFNRGFDTYRSNGKYFRDNLEDIRYWLDHRPPGRFFLFLQGYDPHTPYLSDPVDRQVFGLPAAPPQASHGATCRSEGPVSRIDPYIKEYDAATHRGDRYVGKLVDELTARGLMQRTILVVLSDHGEEFLEHGRCFHLATLHREVLHVPLLIVAPGLVPRRVPGLVSASVTIAPTVMELLGGSIEPFPGPSLVEAAAGGPTPDDLIVSETERTEARRGDGHVRSLTTARDKLIHWTTQKRFALYDVIKDPGETSALTAPDRQRELAAELDKWTAAHPPRVESRRAQTSGTSQASDEPDNPDDPDDPGGSDDEDHQRRAEDLRSLGYAE, via the coding sequence GTGACGCGCCTGCTCGCCGCCGCGGTCGTTGCCGCGGTCATGGTCTTCGCTTCGACCGGCTGCCGCCGACCGCAGCACGACGGCTGCGCCGACTGCAACGTCGTGCTGATCTCGATCGACACCCTTCGCGCGGATCACGTCGGTGCCTACGGCTATGCACTTCCGACGACCCCGCGGTTCGATGCGCTCGCAGCCAAAGGCGTGCTGTTCGAGAACGCGATCGCGCAGTCGTCGTGGACGCGCCCGGCGCACATGTCGATTTTTACCGGGCTGCATCCGCACGAGCACGGCTTCGTCTCGCTCGGCGACACGCGCCGCCTCGAAGACTCGATACCTACGCTCGCGACTGTGCTCAAAGACAAAGGCTACCAGACTGCAGCCTTCGTCGGCGGTGTGAATCTTTCGGCAAGCTTCGGCTTCAACCGGGGGTTCGACACGTACCGCAGCAACGGCAAATATTTTCGCGACAATCTCGAGGATATCCGATACTGGCTCGACCACAGGCCGCCGGGCAGATTCTTCCTGTTCCTGCAGGGCTACGATCCGCACACGCCGTATCTCAGCGATCCCGTCGATCGCCAGGTGTTCGGCCTTCCCGCTGCGCCGCCGCAAGCGTCGCACGGAGCGACATGCCGCAGCGAAGGACCAGTCTCGCGCATCGACCCGTACATCAAGGAATACGATGCCGCGACTCATCGCGGCGACCGGTACGTCGGCAAGCTCGTCGACGAGCTGACGGCACGCGGCCTCATGCAGCGAACGATCCTCGTCGTGCTTTCCGATCACGGAGAAGAATTTCTCGAGCATGGACGCTGCTTCCATCTGGCCACGCTCCATCGCGAAGTGCTGCACGTGCCGCTGCTGATCGTCGCTCCGGGTCTGGTGCCGCGCCGTGTTCCCGGCCTGGTCTCGGCATCGGTTACGATCGCGCCGACAGTGATGGAGCTTCTCGGAGGATCGATCGAACCGTTTCCCGGCCCCTCGCTCGTCGAGGCGGCCGCCGGCGGACCCACGCCCGACGATCTGATCGTCAGCGAGACGGAACGAACGGAGGCGCGACGTGGAGACGGACACGTTCGGTCGCTGACGACTGCTCGTGACAAGCTCATCCACTGGACGACCCAGAAGCGATTCGCGCTTTACGATGTGATCAAGGACCCCGGAGAGACGAGTGCCCTGACTGCCCCGGATCGTCAGCGCGAGCTCGCGGCCGAGCTCGATAAATGGACCGCGGCACATCCACCACGGGTCGAATCGCGGCGGGCACAGACGTCGGGAACATCCCAGGCAAGCGACGAACCCGACAACCCGGACGATCCCGACGATCCCGGAGGCTCCGATGACGAAGATCACCAGCGCCGCGCCGAGGACTTGAGGTCACTTGGCTATGCCGAGTGA
- a CDS encoding right-handed parallel beta-helix repeat-containing protein: MFDDRHRRPHGRAWAVAARTAIAVSLLFFFPLVARARDCGDNVAGSRIACACGDTVISDTVLAVSDPVVNGRCPHGGLVIDANPFAETLTLDLHGLSLVGTGEGDGILVHSGGSDGAVITGGAGDHRAQVVGFSDGIHVPTGRSVRRIEKLEIKGQRRHGLLLQMTGTLVLDVRATRNGGDGLRVSGQGGRLLGIEASENAGAGLRVQTRYTIIRADARRNADSGIVLHGYRDDVSECVANDNKGFGIILGGSNNKLDRVETTGNSRGGIGTINRRDQS; the protein is encoded by the coding sequence GTGTTCGACGATCGCCACCGACGGCCGCACGGGAGAGCCTGGGCTGTCGCTGCGCGAACAGCGATCGCAGTTTCCCTGCTGTTCTTCTTTCCTCTCGTCGCGCGGGCGCGCGACTGCGGCGACAACGTTGCAGGCAGCCGCATCGCCTGCGCGTGCGGTGATACCGTGATCAGCGACACGGTGCTCGCCGTGAGCGATCCTGTCGTCAACGGCCGCTGTCCTCATGGCGGACTCGTGATCGATGCAAACCCCTTTGCCGAAACCCTGACGCTGGACCTTCATGGACTGTCGCTCGTCGGCACGGGCGAAGGCGACGGGATCCTGGTTCATTCCGGCGGCAGCGATGGCGCCGTGATCACCGGGGGAGCAGGTGATCACCGCGCGCAGGTCGTCGGTTTTTCCGACGGCATCCACGTGCCGACCGGGCGCAGCGTGCGTCGCATCGAGAAGCTGGAGATCAAGGGCCAGCGGCGCCACGGCCTGCTGCTTCAAATGACGGGCACGCTCGTCCTCGACGTGCGCGCCACTCGCAACGGTGGCGACGGACTTCGCGTGTCCGGCCAGGGCGGCCGTCTGCTTGGAATCGAAGCGAGCGAGAACGCGGGCGCGGGTCTCCGCGTGCAGACGCGCTACACGATCATTCGCGCCGACGCACGGCGCAACGCCGACAGCGGAATCGTCCTGCATGGCTATCGGGACGACGTAAGCGAATGCGTCGCCAACGACAACAAAGGTTTCGGGATCATTCTCGGGGGCTCCAACAACAAGCTCGATCGCGTGGAGACGACCGGTAATTCCCGCGGCGGAATCGGAACCATCAACCGGAGGGACCAGTCATGA
- a CDS encoding metal ABC transporter permease, whose protein sequence is MFEYAFAERALAAAVIVGLLCGLLGFFVILRRLAFIGVGISHSAIGGVAIGLLLGVDPGLSAAVFAVAVALGMFSVARDRRLGEDAIIGVFLSGAMALGLLLVGMNHGYQKDLFAYLFGSLLSVSTGDLWMLGALAAVLASIIAVSFREMLFIAFDDEVARAYNRPVDLFDAVLIVVLALTVVAGVRVVGVLLVEALLVVPAATAALWTLDFRRQVALSMGLGAASAISGLYLSFAYDVSAGAAIVLVAVSAFFLSWVLRRGA, encoded by the coding sequence ATGTTCGAATACGCGTTCGCCGAGCGCGCGCTGGCCGCGGCCGTGATCGTCGGTCTGCTGTGCGGGCTGCTCGGCTTCTTCGTGATCCTGCGCCGGCTCGCGTTCATCGGCGTCGGCATTTCCCATTCGGCGATCGGCGGCGTGGCGATCGGGCTGCTTCTCGGCGTCGATCCCGGGCTCTCGGCCGCGGTGTTTGCCGTGGCGGTTGCGCTCGGGATGTTCTCGGTCGCGCGCGACCGGCGACTCGGCGAAGACGCGATCATCGGCGTGTTTCTCTCCGGCGCGATGGCGCTCGGGCTGCTGCTGGTCGGCATGAACCACGGCTACCAGAAGGACCTGTTCGCGTATCTCTTCGGAAGCCTGCTGTCGGTTTCGACAGGCGACCTCTGGATGCTCGGCGCTCTGGCCGCGGTGCTCGCGTCGATCATCGCGGTCTCGTTCCGCGAGATGCTGTTCATTGCTTTCGACGACGAAGTTGCGCGTGCGTACAACCGGCCTGTCGACCTGTTCGATGCCGTGCTGATCGTCGTGCTCGCGCTCACGGTGGTGGCCGGAGTGCGGGTGGTCGGCGTGCTGCTCGTCGAAGCGCTGCTGGTCGTGCCGGCGGCAACCGCCGCATTGTGGACGCTCGATTTTCGCCGCCAGGTCGCACTGTCGATGGGGCTCGGAGCGGCGAGCGCAATTTCCGGCCTCTACCTGTCGTTTGCGTACGACGTGAGCGCCGGCGCGGCCATCGTGCTGGTGGCGGTCAGCGCGTTCTTCCTGTCGTGGGTGCTGCGGCGGGGCGCGTAG